A genomic window from Sphingomonas taxi includes:
- the murI gene encoding glutamate racemase, with the protein MDDAPILFFDSGVGGLSVVAPTRVLLPRAPIVYAADSAGFPYGIKSEAEIAARVPALLGRLVERYRPRLVVIACNTASTIALPVVRAALDVPVVGTVPAIKPAAALSRSRVIGVLGTEATVRQAYVDDLAARFAGDCTVLRHGSAELVRLAEAKLAGATTDPARYRAVLGGLFDQPEGARIDVIVNACTHFPLVAAELAAAAPAGVHFVDGGPGIARRIAFLTEGQGWPAGESVHRAVFTRLGDAERALAPALADYGIGTIEGL; encoded by the coding sequence ATGGATGATGCGCCGATCCTGTTCTTCGATTCGGGTGTCGGCGGCCTGTCGGTGGTCGCACCGACGCGCGTGCTGCTGCCGCGCGCACCGATCGTCTACGCCGCCGATTCCGCCGGCTTCCCGTACGGGATCAAGAGCGAGGCGGAGATTGCGGCGCGGGTGCCGGCGCTGCTCGGGCGGCTGGTGGAGCGGTACCGGCCGCGGCTGGTGGTGATCGCCTGCAACACCGCCTCGACGATCGCGCTGCCGGTGGTGCGCGCGGCGCTCGACGTGCCGGTGGTCGGCACGGTGCCGGCGATCAAGCCCGCCGCGGCGCTGAGCCGCAGCCGGGTGATCGGTGTGCTCGGCACCGAGGCGACGGTGCGCCAGGCCTATGTCGACGATCTGGCCGCGCGGTTCGCCGGGGATTGCACGGTGCTGCGGCACGGCTCGGCGGAGCTGGTGCGGCTGGCGGAGGCGAAACTGGCGGGGGCGACGACCGATCCGGCGCGCTATCGCGCGGTGCTCGGCGGGCTGTTCGATCAGCCAGAGGGCGCGCGGATCGACGTGATCGTCAACGCCTGCACGCATTTTCCGCTGGTCGCGGCGGAACTGGCGGCGGCGGCGCCGGCCGGCGTGCACTTCGTCGATGGCGGCCCGGGGATCGCGCGGCGGATCGCCTTCCTGACCGAGGGGCAGGGCTGGCCCGCGGGCGAGTCGGTGCATCGCGCGGTGTTCACGCGGCTGGGCGACGCGGAGCGGGCGCTGGCGCCGGCGCTGGCGGATTATGGAATCGGGACGATCGAGGGGCTTTGA
- the plsY gene encoding glycerol-3-phosphate 1-O-acyltransferase PlsY, producing MDTHILWIAPACALLLGYVLGSIPFGVILTRLAGAGDLRSIGSGNIGATNVLRTGRKGLAAATLLLDLAKGAAAVWLAEWLFPGDGMIAAAAAFVGHCYPIWLRFKGGKGVATLMGIVLALHWPMGLVYAAVWLGLLAGLRISSVAGMAAAVSAPVSGALFGRFDLVMLLLALAAIVLWKHRDNIERLLAGTEPRIGGARDGEDTNALRDG from the coding sequence TTGGATACGCACATACTCTGGATCGCGCCGGCGTGCGCGCTGCTGCTCGGCTATGTGCTGGGATCGATCCCGTTCGGCGTCATCCTCACCCGGCTGGCGGGCGCGGGCGACCTGCGCAGCATCGGCTCGGGCAATATCGGCGCCACCAACGTCCTGCGGACCGGCCGCAAGGGGCTGGCGGCGGCGACCTTGCTGCTCGATCTCGCCAAGGGCGCGGCGGCGGTGTGGCTGGCGGAATGGCTGTTCCCCGGCGACGGCATGATCGCTGCAGCGGCGGCGTTCGTCGGCCATTGCTACCCGATCTGGCTGCGCTTCAAGGGCGGCAAGGGCGTCGCGACGCTGATGGGCATCGTCCTCGCGCTGCACTGGCCGATGGGCCTCGTTTATGCGGCCGTCTGGCTCGGCCTGCTCGCGGGCCTGCGCATCTCCTCGGTCGCCGGCATGGCCGCGGCGGTCAGCGCACCGGTCAGCGGCGCGCTGTTCGGGCGGTTCGATCTCGTCATGCTGCTGCTCGCGCTCGCCGCGATCGTGCTGTGGAAGCATCGCGACAATATCGAGCGGCTGCTCGCCGGGACCGAGCCGCGCATCGGCGGCGCGCGCGACGGCGAGGACACGAATGCGCTCCGCGATGGCTGA
- the dprA gene encoding DNA-processing protein DprA: MAERDVARLRLLRTTGIGPVTWRQLLARFGTAEAALDMLPTLARRGGGAPPRIAERAAVEREMAATARLGARYLFLDDPDYPPLLAQIDTAPPALILRGDLPLASRTTVAIVGARNASAAACRFARSLAHDLAAEGATIVSGLARGIDTAAHVGALPRTIGVIASGIDVAFPPENAALQEQLATQSLLVAEQPPGTQPLARHFPSRNRIIAGLALGTVVVEAAPRSGSLITARLAGEMGREVMAVPGSPLDPRAQGCNQLIRDGATLIQTAADVLEQLGPIDPRAVRAPASTYAAPPPADASDADRTRITALLGPAPVPVDELLRQSGLAPAIVQTVLLELELAGRLERHAGGRVSLIA; this comes from the coding sequence ATGGCTGAGCGCGATGTCGCGCGCCTCCGTCTCCTTCGTACCACCGGGATCGGCCCGGTCACCTGGCGCCAGTTGCTCGCCCGCTTCGGCACCGCCGAGGCGGCGCTCGACATGCTGCCGACCCTCGCCCGCCGCGGCGGCGGCGCCCCGCCGCGCATCGCCGAACGCGCCGCGGTCGAGCGCGAGATGGCGGCGACCGCGCGGCTCGGCGCGCGCTATCTGTTCCTCGACGATCCCGACTATCCGCCGCTGCTCGCCCAGATCGACACCGCCCCGCCCGCGCTGATCCTGCGCGGCGACCTCCCGCTGGCAAGCCGGACCACCGTCGCGATCGTCGGCGCGCGCAACGCCTCGGCGGCGGCGTGCCGCTTCGCGCGCAGCCTCGCGCACGACCTCGCCGCGGAGGGTGCGACGATCGTCTCCGGCCTCGCCCGCGGCATCGACACCGCCGCGCACGTCGGCGCGCTGCCGCGCACGATCGGCGTCATCGCCAGCGGCATCGACGTGGCCTTCCCGCCCGAAAACGCCGCGTTGCAGGAGCAGCTCGCGACGCAAAGCCTGCTGGTCGCCGAGCAGCCGCCCGGCACCCAGCCGCTCGCCCGTCATTTCCCGTCGCGCAACCGGATCATCGCCGGCCTCGCACTCGGCACGGTGGTGGTCGAGGCGGCACCGCGCTCGGGCTCGCTGATCACCGCGCGGCTGGCGGGCGAGATGGGCCGCGAGGTCATGGCGGTCCCCGGCAGCCCGCTGGACCCGCGTGCGCAGGGCTGCAACCAGTTGATCCGCGACGGCGCGACCTTGATCCAGACCGCCGCCGACGTCCTCGAACAGCTCGGCCCGATCGATCCCCGCGCCGTCCGCGCGCCCGCGTCGACCTATGCCGCCCCGCCCCCGGCGGATGCGAGCGACGCCGACCGCACCCGCATCACCGCCTTGCTCGGCCCGGCGCCCGTCCCGGTCGACGAACTGCTCCGCCAGAGCGGCCTCGCCCCGGCGATCGTCCAGACGGTATTGCTCGAACTCGAACTCGCCGGCCGGCTGGAGCGGCATGCCGGCGGCCGGGTCAGCCTCATCGCCTGA
- the topA gene encoding type I DNA topoisomerase, translating to MQLVIVESPAKAKTIEKYLGSDFRVLASYGHVRDLPARDGSVNPDENFAMEWENYADKSKQLKAIADLSKTADRLILATDPDREGEAISWHVQEVLRGRKALPKDVQRVTFNAITKPAILAAMKAPRELDTDLIDAYRARRALDYLVGFTLSPVLWRKLPGAKSAGRVQSVALRLIVGREREIEAFKAQEYWSVTAQMEQDGTPFVARLVQWDGRKLDRLSIGTEGDALKAKTAVEEGRFSVQTVETKPATRNPPPPFTTSTLQQEAARKLGFSADHTMRIAQGLYEDGAITYMRTDGVQMDGSAISAARLAIANRYDASYVPDSPRQYQTKAKNAQEAHEAIRPTDFTKDRAGSGDHNRLYELIWKRALASQMASARMERTTVEMADGTGRNVLRATGQVVLFPGFLALYEEGSDDTQDEEARRLPRLREGDAPAKKAVDAEQHFTQPPPRFSEASLVKRMEELGIGRPSTYASIIKTLKDRAYVRVEKNRFFAEESGRLVTAFLERFFEKYVGFDYTAELEEELDDVSGGRAQWQAVLEAFWRDFKPRTNEVMEQQPSAITAELDVFLAPYLFPDKADGSDPRLCPKCEEGKLALRGGKFGAFIACSNYPECKYTRRFAQPGGEEGDSGPEGLGKDPATGLEVERKSGRFGPYIQLGEGKEARRASIPKDLPGELDLEWALKLLSLPRTIGNHPETGEPITASIGRYGPYLAHSGKYARLQSTVDVFETGMNAAVVKLAEAAAGGGRPARGAARAPLKELGKHPRTEAEIKLMEGRYGPYVTDGETNATLPKSITPEALTLEEAAQLIDDRAAAAPAKKKKAPAKKPAAKKPAAKAAGTKTTAKPAAAKKAPAKKPAAKKAAAE from the coding sequence ATGCAGCTCGTCATCGTCGAATCGCCCGCCAAGGCGAAAACCATCGAAAAGTATCTCGGCTCGGATTTCCGCGTCCTCGCCTCCTACGGTCACGTCCGCGATCTGCCGGCGCGCGACGGCTCGGTGAACCCGGACGAGAATTTCGCGATGGAGTGGGAGAATTATGCGGACAAGTCCAAGCAGCTGAAGGCGATCGCTGATCTCTCGAAGACCGCCGACCGCCTGATCCTCGCCACCGACCCCGATCGCGAGGGCGAGGCGATCAGCTGGCACGTGCAGGAGGTGCTGCGCGGCCGCAAGGCGCTGCCCAAGGACGTCCAGCGCGTCACCTTCAACGCGATTACCAAGCCGGCGATCCTCGCCGCGATGAAGGCGCCGCGCGAGCTCGATACCGACCTGATCGACGCCTATCGCGCCCGCCGCGCATTGGACTATCTCGTCGGCTTCACGCTGTCGCCGGTGCTGTGGCGCAAGCTGCCCGGCGCCAAGTCGGCGGGCCGCGTCCAGTCCGTCGCGCTGCGGCTGATCGTCGGCCGCGAGCGCGAGATCGAGGCGTTCAAGGCACAGGAATATTGGTCGGTCACCGCGCAGATGGAGCAGGACGGCACGCCCTTCGTCGCGCGCCTCGTCCAGTGGGACGGCAGGAAGCTCGACCGCCTGTCGATCGGCACCGAGGGCGACGCGCTCAAGGCCAAGACCGCGGTCGAGGAGGGCCGCTTCTCGGTCCAGACCGTCGAGACCAAGCCGGCGACGCGCAACCCGCCGCCGCCCTTCACCACCTCGACGCTCCAGCAGGAGGCGGCGCGCAAGCTCGGCTTCTCCGCCGACCATACGATGCGGATCGCGCAGGGTCTCTACGAGGATGGCGCGATCACCTATATGCGCACCGACGGCGTGCAGATGGACGGCAGCGCCATCTCCGCTGCGCGCCTCGCCATCGCCAACCGCTATGACGCGAGCTACGTCCCCGATTCGCCACGCCAGTATCAGACCAAGGCGAAGAACGCGCAGGAAGCGCACGAAGCGATCCGCCCGACCGACTTCACCAAGGACCGCGCCGGATCGGGCGACCACAACCGCCTGTACGAGCTTATCTGGAAGCGCGCGCTCGCCAGCCAGATGGCCTCGGCCCGGATGGAGCGCACCACCGTCGAGATGGCGGACGGCACCGGCCGCAACGTACTGCGCGCGACCGGCCAGGTCGTGCTCTTCCCCGGCTTCCTCGCGCTCTACGAAGAGGGGTCGGACGATACGCAGGACGAGGAGGCGCGCCGCCTGCCCCGCCTGCGCGAGGGCGACGCGCCGGCGAAGAAGGCCGTCGACGCCGAACAGCATTTCACCCAGCCGCCGCCGCGCTTCTCCGAGGCGAGCCTCGTCAAGCGGATGGAGGAACTCGGCATCGGCCGCCCGTCGACCTATGCCTCGATCATCAAGACGCTGAAGGACCGCGCCTATGTGCGCGTCGAGAAGAACCGCTTCTTCGCCGAGGAGAGCGGCCGTCTCGTCACCGCCTTCCTCGAGCGCTTCTTCGAGAAATACGTCGGCTTCGACTATACCGCGGAGCTGGAGGAGGAGCTCGACGACGTCTCGGGCGGTCGCGCGCAATGGCAGGCGGTGCTCGAAGCCTTCTGGCGCGACTTCAAGCCGCGCACCAACGAGGTGATGGAGCAGCAGCCCAGCGCGATCACCGCCGAGCTCGACGTCTTCCTCGCGCCCTATCTGTTCCCCGACAAGGCGGACGGATCGGACCCGCGGCTGTGCCCCAAATGCGAGGAGGGCAAGCTGGCGCTGCGCGGCGGCAAGTTCGGCGCGTTCATCGCCTGCTCCAATTATCCCGAGTGCAAATACACCCGCCGCTTCGCCCAGCCCGGCGGCGAGGAGGGCGACAGCGGCCCCGAGGGGCTCGGCAAGGACCCAGCGACGGGGCTGGAGGTCGAGCGCAAATCGGGGCGGTTCGGCCCGTATATCCAGCTCGGCGAGGGCAAGGAGGCCAGGCGCGCCTCGATCCCCAAGGACCTGCCCGGCGAGCTCGACCTCGAATGGGCACTCAAGCTGCTCAGCCTGCCGCGGACGATCGGCAACCACCCGGAGACGGGCGAGCCGATCACCGCGTCGATCGGCCGCTACGGGCCGTATCTGGCGCACAGCGGCAAATATGCGCGGCTGCAATCGACCGTCGACGTGTTCGAGACCGGCATGAACGCCGCGGTGGTCAAGCTCGCCGAGGCGGCGGCGGGCGGCGGCCGTCCGGCACGCGGCGCCGCGCGCGCGCCGCTCAAGGAGCTCGGCAAGCACCCGCGCACCGAGGCGGAGATCAAGCTGATGGAGGGGCGCTATGGCCCCTATGTCACCGACGGCGAGACCAACGCGACCCTGCCCAAGTCGATCACCCCCGAGGCGCTGACGCTGGAAGAGGCGGCGCAGCTGATCGACGACCGCGCGGCGGCGGCACCGGCGAAGAAGAAGAAGGCGCCCGCCAAGAAGCCCGCGGCGAAGAAGCCGGCGGCCAAGGCGGCGGGGACGAAGACGACGGCGAAGCCCGCGGCGGCCAAGAAGGCGCCGGCGAAGAAGCCCGCGGCGAAGAAAGCCGCGGCGGAGTGA
- a CDS encoding TonB-dependent siderophore receptor: MASPAGAEQVEKKTPDRKSKVGANAEAKASRTAAATSEDNAASQTIVVTGTAHHDAVTGGALGVRSDLDTPFSARVVTADEIEERQVRSLARVFSQDASVVANGDTYTFNSYSQTVRGIPLDDLYGYRINGDPFYMTTVELPLESFQAVQLLKGASGFLYGFNAPGGLVNYQTKRPTPDAFVAADLGYSSNTVFLQHIDTGGPIAAGLGYRLNLTHEQGGTYSVSHVLRYSGSLGLDAHLTDTLLWTGDLIYQDRRIKGGTQDFFIDDPVAYGANALPRPISGTTNLAAYPDLFFNSHVFYGATGLHWTADPHWTVKADYSNSLDWRTYKAEWMPLINRDGDYGVKLNTNPRSWSRYNQAQVTLDGYFTTGPLAHQLTLGATWQDLKRYLPRDRLNTVIGSQNLYRPVTPVNYPSAFNDAIYRSYHSIQEGAFASDTISLGDVSVIGGLRVTRYVEHQYSKLGVAKTYAKTPVTPVAAILYHPLQGATVYVSYVQALESGITVPDSFANARETLPPVMSDQIEVGAKVERPTWFLSTALYRIDRGAQYANAANVYVSDGTQRYEGVEANGRVGLPLDLFVANSVAIEEATYLKSERDLQGRQVEGVPRFKDTVQVTERPTGLPGFSATTELSYTARLWGNAVNSFRVPSTTLINLRAGYDIGSAAHAVTLRAEVDNVANLHHWGYLGSGYVFVGEPRTVRLNASVKL; this comes from the coding sequence ATGGCTTCGCCGGCCGGCGCGGAGCAGGTCGAGAAAAAGACACCCGATCGCAAATCGAAGGTGGGGGCAAATGCGGAGGCCAAGGCATCCCGCACCGCGGCGGCGACGAGCGAGGACAATGCCGCGTCACAGACCATCGTCGTTACCGGGACGGCACATCACGATGCCGTGACGGGGGGAGCCTTGGGCGTGCGGTCCGACCTCGATACGCCGTTCTCCGCACGCGTGGTGACCGCGGACGAGATCGAGGAACGTCAGGTCCGGTCGCTGGCACGGGTATTCAGCCAGGATGCGTCGGTCGTCGCCAACGGCGACACCTATACGTTCAACAGCTATTCGCAGACGGTCCGCGGCATCCCGCTCGACGACCTTTACGGCTACCGGATCAACGGCGACCCGTTTTACATGACGACGGTGGAGCTGCCCCTCGAATCGTTTCAGGCGGTGCAGTTGCTGAAGGGCGCCTCCGGCTTCCTCTATGGCTTCAACGCGCCGGGAGGACTGGTCAACTATCAGACGAAGCGACCCACGCCGGACGCTTTCGTCGCCGCGGATCTGGGATATTCGTCGAACACGGTCTTCCTGCAGCATATCGACACCGGCGGCCCCATCGCCGCAGGCCTCGGCTATCGTCTCAACCTGACGCACGAACAGGGCGGCACCTACAGCGTGTCGCACGTCCTGCGCTATTCGGGGTCGCTCGGTCTCGATGCGCATCTCACCGACACGCTGCTGTGGACCGGCGACCTGATCTATCAGGATCGCCGCATCAAGGGTGGAACGCAGGATTTCTTCATCGACGATCCCGTCGCTTATGGCGCGAACGCCTTGCCGCGACCGATCAGCGGCACCACCAATCTCGCCGCCTATCCCGACCTGTTCTTCAACAGCCACGTCTTCTACGGCGCCACCGGCCTGCACTGGACCGCCGACCCGCACTGGACGGTCAAGGCCGACTATAGCAACAGCCTGGACTGGCGGACCTACAAGGCGGAATGGATGCCGCTGATCAACCGCGATGGCGACTATGGGGTGAAATTGAACACCAATCCCCGGTCATGGTCGCGCTACAATCAGGCACAGGTCACGCTCGACGGATATTTCACCACCGGACCGCTGGCCCATCAGCTGACGCTCGGCGCGACGTGGCAGGACCTCAAGCGCTATCTGCCGCGCGATCGACTGAACACGGTCATCGGGTCGCAGAACCTGTATCGACCGGTGACGCCGGTGAACTATCCCAGCGCATTCAACGATGCGATCTACCGCAGCTATCATTCGATACAGGAAGGCGCGTTCGCCAGCGACACGATCAGCCTCGGCGACGTGTCGGTGATCGGCGGTCTGCGTGTCACGCGCTACGTCGAGCATCAATACAGCAAACTCGGCGTCGCCAAGACCTATGCCAAGACGCCGGTGACGCCCGTCGCCGCGATCCTGTACCATCCCTTGCAGGGCGCCACCGTCTACGTCAGCTACGTTCAGGCGCTCGAAAGCGGGATAACGGTCCCCGATAGCTTCGCGAATGCCCGCGAGACGCTGCCACCGGTGATGTCCGACCAGATCGAGGTCGGCGCCAAGGTCGAACGACCGACGTGGTTCCTTTCGACGGCATTGTATCGCATCGATCGGGGCGCCCAATATGCCAATGCCGCCAACGTCTACGTGTCCGACGGCACGCAACGCTATGAGGGCGTCGAGGCCAATGGACGCGTCGGGCTACCGCTCGATCTGTTCGTCGCCAACAGTGTCGCGATCGAGGAGGCAACCTATCTGAAGTCGGAACGGGATCTGCAAGGGCGACAGGTCGAGGGCGTTCCGCGATTCAAGGACACCGTGCAGGTCACCGAGCGGCCAACCGGTCTGCCCGGTTTCAGCGCCACCACCGAACTATCCTATACCGCCAGATTGTGGGGCAATGCGGTCAACAGTTTCCGCGTTCCCTCGACGACGTTGATCAATCTGCGCGCCGGTTATGACATCGGCTCCGCCGCCCATGCCGTGACGCTTCGGGCCGAAGTCGACAACGTCGCGAACCTCCACCATTGGGGCTATCTCGGGTCGGGCTATGTTTTCGTGGGTGAGCCCCGGACGGTCAGGTTGAACGCCAGCGTCAAGCTCTAG
- a CDS encoding CoA-acylating methylmalonate-semialdehyde dehydrogenase, giving the protein MRTIDHLIVGSAGGDATRYGDVFDPNSGEIQARVPLGTAADLDRAVAAAQAAQPGWAATNPQRRARVMFRFKELVEANMDALAHLLSSEHGKVIADSKGDIQRGLEVIEFCCGIPHILKGEYTQGAGPGIDVYSMRQPLGIGAGITPFNFPAMIPMWMFGVAIATGNAFLLKPSERDPSVPVRLAELMREAGAPEGILQVVHGDKAMVDAILDHPAISAVSFVGSSDIAHYVYRRGVEAGKRVQAMGGAKNHGIVMPDADLDQVVADLSGAAFGSAGERCMALPVVVPVGDKTADALREKLIPAIAALRVGVSTDAQAHYGPVVNAAHKQRVENWIQTGVDEGAELVVDGRGFTLQGHEKGFFVGPTLFDRVTPDMSAYKEEIFGPVLQIVRAPDFETAVRLPSEHQYGNGVAIFTRNGHAAREFAARVNVGMVGINVPIPVPVAYHSFGGWKRSAFGDTNQHGMEGVKFWTKVKTVTQRWPDGSALPGGSEDGGPSRIQDAFVIPTMG; this is encoded by the coding sequence ATGCGTACCATCGATCATCTCATCGTCGGATCGGCCGGCGGTGATGCCACGCGCTACGGCGACGTGTTCGATCCCAACAGCGGCGAGATCCAGGCGCGCGTGCCGCTCGGCACCGCGGCCGATCTCGACCGCGCCGTCGCCGCGGCGCAGGCCGCGCAGCCCGGCTGGGCCGCCACCAATCCACAGCGCCGCGCCCGCGTCATGTTCCGCTTCAAGGAACTGGTCGAGGCGAACATGGACGCGCTCGCGCATCTGCTCTCCTCCGAACACGGCAAGGTGATCGCCGATTCGAAGGGCGACATCCAGCGCGGGCTGGAGGTGATCGAATTCTGCTGCGGCATCCCGCACATCCTGAAGGGCGAATATACGCAGGGCGCCGGCCCCGGCATCGACGTCTATTCGATGCGCCAGCCGCTTGGGATCGGCGCGGGGATCACCCCGTTCAACTTCCCGGCGATGATCCCGATGTGGATGTTCGGCGTCGCCATCGCCACCGGCAACGCCTTCCTGCTCAAGCCCTCCGAGCGCGATCCGTCGGTGCCGGTGCGGCTCGCCGAGCTGATGCGGGAGGCGGGCGCGCCCGAGGGCATTTTGCAGGTCGTCCATGGCGACAAGGCGATGGTCGACGCGATCCTCGATCATCCCGCGATCAGCGCGGTCAGCTTCGTCGGGTCGAGCGACATCGCGCATTACGTCTACCGCCGCGGCGTCGAGGCGGGCAAGCGCGTGCAGGCGATGGGCGGCGCCAAGAACCACGGCATCGTCATGCCCGACGCCGATCTCGACCAGGTCGTCGCCGATCTGTCGGGCGCGGCCTTCGGCTCGGCGGGCGAGCGCTGCATGGCGCTGCCCGTGGTGGTGCCGGTCGGCGACAAGACCGCCGATGCGCTGCGCGAGAAACTGATCCCGGCGATCGCGGCGCTGCGCGTCGGCGTGTCGACCGATGCGCAGGCGCATTACGGCCCGGTGGTCAACGCCGCGCACAAGCAGCGCGTCGAAAACTGGATCCAGACCGGCGTCGACGAGGGCGCCGAGCTGGTCGTCGACGGCCGCGGCTTCACGCTGCAGGGGCATGAGAAGGGCTTCTTCGTCGGCCCGACCTTGTTCGACCGCGTCACGCCCGACATGTCGGCATACAAGGAGGAGATCTTCGGCCCCGTCCTCCAGATCGTCCGCGCGCCCGATTTCGAGACCGCGGTGCGGCTGCCGAGCGAGCATCAGTACGGCAACGGCGTCGCGATCTTCACCCGCAACGGCCATGCCGCGCGCGAGTTCGCGGCGCGGGTCAATGTCGGGATGGTCGGGATCAACGTGCCGATCCCGGTGCCGGTCGCCTATCACAGCTTCGGCGGCTGGAAGCGCAGCGCGTTCGGCGACACCAACCAGCACGGCATGGAAGGCGTCAAATTCTGGACCAAGGTCAAGACGGTGACGCAGCGCTGGCCCGACGGCTCGGCGCTCCCCGGCGGCAGCGAGGACGGCGGCCCGAGCCGCATCCAGGATGCCTTCGTCATCCCGACGATGGGCTGA
- a CDS encoding acyl-CoA dehydrogenase family protein gives MENQFDLTPQFDLTGDQREIQELARRFTADRITPHAAEWDEKHIFPRDTIKAAAELGFAAIYVSEESGGIALGRLEAALIMEAMAYGCPSTSAFISIHNMASWMIDRFGSQTVKDKYLPSLVTMDRLGSYCLTEPGSGSDAAALKTKAVRDGDHYVVTGSKQFISGAGENEVYVTMVRTGEEGPKGISALVIEKDMAGVSFGANERKLGWHSQPTRQVTFDNVRVPVENRVGAEGEGFRIAMMGLDGGRLNIGACSLGGAQRCLDEAIRYTKDRKQFGTAIADFQNTQFTLADMATELEAARALLYMAAAKVTANAPDKTRFAAMAKRLATDTGSSVVDRALQLHGGYGYLMDYPIERFWRDLRVHSILEGTNQVMRMIVGRDLIRQ, from the coding sequence ATGGAAAACCAGTTCGACCTGACCCCCCAATTTGATCTCACGGGCGACCAGCGCGAGATCCAGGAGCTCGCGCGCCGCTTCACCGCCGACCGGATCACGCCCCATGCGGCGGAATGGGACGAGAAGCACATCTTCCCGCGCGACACGATCAAGGCGGCGGCCGAACTCGGCTTCGCCGCGATCTACGTGTCGGAGGAGAGCGGCGGCATTGCGCTCGGCCGGCTCGAGGCGGCGCTCATCATGGAGGCGATGGCCTATGGCTGCCCGTCGACCAGCGCGTTCATCTCGATCCACAATATGGCGAGCTGGATGATCGACCGCTTCGGGTCGCAGACGGTGAAGGACAAATATCTCCCCAGCCTCGTCACCATGGACCGGCTCGGCAGCTATTGCCTCACCGAACCCGGCTCGGGCAGCGACGCCGCCGCGCTGAAGACCAAGGCGGTCCGCGACGGCGATCATTATGTCGTCACCGGCTCGAAACAGTTCATCTCCGGCGCCGGCGAGAACGAGGTCTACGTGACGATGGTCCGCACCGGCGAGGAGGGGCCCAAGGGCATCTCGGCGCTGGTGATCGAGAAGGACATGGCCGGCGTGTCGTTCGGCGCCAACGAGCGCAAGCTCGGCTGGCATTCGCAGCCGACGCGGCAGGTGACGTTCGACAACGTCCGCGTGCCGGTGGAAAATCGCGTCGGCGCCGAGGGCGAGGGCTTCCGCATCGCGATGATGGGGCTCGACGGCGGCCGGCTCAACATCGGCGCGTGCAGCCTCGGCGGCGCGCAGCGCTGCCTCGACGAGGCGATCCGCTATACCAAGGACCGCAAGCAGTTCGGTACGGCGATCGCCGACTTCCAGAACACCCAATTCACCCTCGCCGACATGGCGACCGAACTGGAGGCGGCGCGTGCGCTGCTCTACATGGCGGCGGCGAAGGTGACCGCCAATGCCCCCGACAAGACGCGCTTCGCGGCGATGGCCAAGCGGCTCGCCACCGATACCGGCAGCAGCGTCGTCGACCGCGCGCTGCAATTGCACGGCGGCTACGGCTATCTGATGGATTACCCGATCGAGCGTTTCTGGCGCGACCTGCGCGTCCATTCGATCCTCGAGGGCACCAACCAGGTGATGCGGATGATCGTCGGCCGCGACCTGATCCGGCAGTAG
- the mmsB gene encoding 3-hydroxyisobutyrate dehydrogenase, which produces MARVAFIGLGNMGGGMAANLAKHGHDVRAFDLSAAALDKAQAAGCLPVAGAAEAVAGAEAIVTMLPAGAHVESVYADAVFGHAEPSAILIDCSTIDVATARRVAEAAAAKGLAAVDAPVSGGIGAANAGTLTFMVGGPEDAFERARPFLADMGKAVIHAGASGAGQAAKMANNMLLGATMIATCEAFRLAERLGLDAQTFYDISSVSSGQSWSMTSYCPLPGVGPETPADHDYQGGFAAALMLKDLRLAMQAAEGAGATTPLGAHATALYEAFVAAGNGGTDFSGIIRTL; this is translated from the coding sequence ATGGCACGCGTCGCCTTCATCGGCCTCGGCAACATGGGCGGCGGCATGGCCGCCAACCTCGCGAAGCACGGCCATGACGTCCGCGCCTTCGACCTCAGCGCCGCGGCGCTCGACAAGGCGCAGGCGGCCGGCTGCCTGCCCGTCGCCGGCGCCGCCGAGGCGGTCGCGGGTGCCGAGGCGATCGTCACCATGCTGCCCGCCGGCGCGCATGTCGAAAGCGTCTATGCCGATGCGGTATTCGGCCACGCCGAGCCGTCCGCGATCCTGATCGACTGTTCGACGATCGACGTCGCCACCGCGCGCCGCGTCGCCGAGGCCGCGGCGGCCAAGGGCCTCGCCGCGGTCGACGCGCCGGTGTCGGGCGGGATCGGCGCCGCCAATGCCGGCACGCTCACCTTCATGGTCGGCGGTCCCGAGGATGCGTTCGAGCGCGCGCGCCCGTTCCTCGCCGACATGGGCAAGGCGGTGATCCACGCCGGCGCGAGCGGCGCCGGGCAAGCCGCCAAGATGGCCAACAACATGCTGCTCGGCGCGACGATGATCGCGACCTGCGAGGCGTTCCGGCTCGCCGAACGGCTGGGGCTCGATGCGCAGACCTTCTACGACATCTCGTCGGTCAGCTCGGGCCAGAGCTGGTCGATGACGAGCTATTGCCCCCTGCCCGGCGTCGGCCCGGAGACGCCCGCCGACCACGACTATCAGGGCGGATTCGCCGCCGCGCTGATGCTCAAGGACCTGCGGCTGGCGATGCAGGCGGCCGAAGGCGCGGGCGCGACGACCCCGCTCGGCGCGCATGCGACCGCCTTGTACGAGGCGTTCGTCGCCGCCGGGAACGGCGGAACGGATTTCTCGGGGATCATCCGGACGCTGTGA